A single window of Chlamydiota bacterium DNA harbors:
- the traD gene encoding Coupling protein TraD, producing MPKMGKFYLKMLKFYERSVFQVLSKNSIMQRSHITKTVEDLCSTKVSFRQANPEVAKRISEAFGKKEIMEIQKGVSYGANEVRDGVNLSSHIKQKNIVSASELQNLKNFEAYIKLAENFPITKMKFKFLKL from the coding sequence ATGCCGAAAATGGGTAAATTTTATCTAAAAATGTTAAAGTTCTACGAGAGAAGTGTTTTCCAAGTTTTGTCGAAAAACAGCATTATGCAAAGATCTCATATCACTAAGACCGTCGAAGATTTATGTTCTACAAAAGTATCCTTTAGACAAGCAAATCCTGAAGTAGCCAAAAGAATATCAGAGGCATTTGGGAAAAAAGAAATTATGGAAATTCAAAAGGGGGTTTCATATGGAGCAAATGAAGTAAGGGATGGTGTGAATCTTTCTTCACATATTAAACAAAAAAATATCGTTTCAGCATCAGAATTGCAAAATCTAAAAAATTTTGAAGCTTACATAAAACTTGCAGAGAATTTTCCAATAACAAAAATGAAATTTAAGTTTCTCAAATTGTAA
- the cpdA_2 gene encoding 3',5'-cyclic adenosine monophosphate phosphodiesterase CpdA produces MSLLKNTHMRIAHISDLHFAKVTFSPTQFLSKRFLGNLYLLFKRGREFKAHRLTNFAKYLKEQHVDFVIITGDFSQTARDIEFEMAFDFLDELKAENLPTFCIPGNHDAYTKKAYLSKRFYDFFDHDFDQKFPFTLKMDGFEIHPLGKHYFWVGIDCAKHTPLHASYGIFDEKLETKLKKGLSLIPKEKHIIFCNHFPFRQSSAKRSHSLLRAHALESLLKQYPNIQLYLHGHEHKHAILDLREENLPICIDSGSASHQMKGSFNLLDLSKNHMTVHSLKANHFLPPNIHWEKFSETQFEL; encoded by the coding sequence ATGTCTTTATTGAAAAATACCCATATGCGTATTGCACATATTAGTGATTTGCATTTTGCAAAAGTCACCTTTTCGCCAACGCAATTTCTTTCCAAGCGTTTTTTAGGTAATTTATATCTTTTATTTAAACGCGGACGGGAATTTAAGGCGCATCGCTTGACGAATTTTGCCAAATATTTAAAAGAGCAACACGTGGATTTTGTCATCATTACGGGTGATTTTTCTCAAACAGCGCGCGATATTGAATTTGAAATGGCTTTTGATTTTTTAGATGAACTCAAAGCAGAAAATTTGCCCACATTTTGCATTCCTGGAAATCATGATGCCTATACAAAAAAAGCCTATCTATCAAAGCGTTTTTACGATTTTTTTGATCATGATTTTGATCAGAAATTTCCCTTCACTCTTAAAATGGATGGGTTTGAAATCCATCCTTTGGGAAAACACTATTTTTGGGTAGGCATTGATTGTGCTAAGCACACTCCTCTGCATGCCTCTTATGGAATTTTTGATGAAAAACTCGAAACTAAGCTCAAAAAAGGGCTTTCTCTGATCCCTAAAGAAAAACATATTATTTTTTGTAACCATTTTCCTTTTCGTCAATCAAGCGCAAAAAGGAGTCATTCTCTATTGCGCGCGCATGCTCTAGAATCTCTACTCAAACAATACCCTAATATCCAACTCTATCTGCATGGACATGAACATAAACACGCTATTTTAGATTTGCGCGAAGAAAATCTGCCAATTTGTATCGATAGTGGCAGTGCTTCTCACCAAATGAAAGGATCGTTTAATTTACTGGATTTATCTAAAAATCATATGACAGTGCACAGTCTAAAAGCCAACCACTTTCTTCCTCCCAATATCCATTGGGAAAAGTTTTCAGAAACCCAGTTTGAGCTTTAA
- the rsmI_2 gene encoding Ribosomal RNA small subunit methyltransferase I, which yields MLYIIATPIGNLEDITLRAKRIFEKCDYLLCEDTRRSQKLLNHLNIKKKLFSFHKFSESKKQQKILEDLKKGSEIGLISDAGTPLICDPGVKLVASCQKEGIEVVTIPGPSSLTAALSLSGLEFEKFQFLGFLPKKANELKEKLLDALTYNGVSIFYESPNRIQKTLQNIDQLAPQRHLVLAKELTKKFETVFSGCAKEILNTLKDIKGEFVLMIAQEQNAAWEKIDLKKLVKWLQDSFDVDEKEAIKMTAVLRHTSKRNVYNTLLKNLD from the coding sequence ATGTTATACATCATCGCGACACCCATTGGAAATTTAGAAGATATCACACTGCGCGCAAAGCGCATCTTTGAAAAATGTGACTATCTTCTTTGCGAAGACACACGCCGCAGTCAAAAACTGCTCAATCATTTAAACATCAAAAAAAAACTTTTTAGTTTTCACAAATTTTCTGAAAGCAAAAAGCAGCAAAAGATCCTTGAAGATTTAAAAAAAGGCTCTGAAATTGGTCTCATTTCAGATGCTGGCACACCCCTTATTTGCGATCCTGGAGTAAAACTTGTAGCCAGCTGCCAAAAAGAAGGGATTGAAGTTGTAACCATTCCGGGTCCTTCGAGTTTGACAGCCGCTTTGAGCCTCTCAGGTCTTGAGTTTGAAAAATTTCAATTTCTTGGTTTTTTACCTAAAAAAGCAAATGAATTAAAAGAAAAACTATTAGATGCACTCACCTATAATGGCGTATCTATTTTCTATGAATCTCCCAACAGAATACAAAAAACACTCCAAAATATCGATCAACTAGCCCCACAAAGACACCTTGTGCTCGCCAAGGAATTGACAAAAAAATTTGAAACGGTGTTTTCTGGATGTGCAAAAGAAATATTAAATACTCTTAAAGATATCAAGGGAGAGTTTGTGTTAATGATCGCACAAGAACAAAACGCTGCATGGGAAAAAATAGATTTAAAAAAATTAGTCAAATGGCTTCAAGATTCTTTTGATGTCGATGAAAAAGAAGCAATTAAAATGACAGCCGTTTTAAGACACACATCCAAAAGAAATGTGTATAATACCCTCTTGAAAAATTTAGACTAA
- the yscU gene encoding Yop proteins translocation protein U, with translation MAEKTEKATPKKLRDARKKGQVAKSQDFPSAFTFVIAIGGTLVASGYLYDQLAGFIIRTFSRITPDLNVIQTLPSILNDVLTTILVSSFPIMIVTACSGMIVTFLIVGPVFSGEAVKFDLKRLNPVDNIKNKFKLKTLFELIKSVLKITGAVIIIYFIIRADLKEVLATVGLPVAVTAKIFSGFLVKVVIQVGIFFLAIAVLDLAFQKRNFAKEMKMEKFEVKQEMKDTEGNPEIKGRRRQLSQEIAYQEGPKVARRAKAIVTNPVHIAVAVAYDENVHSAPVILTMGQGIIADAIIKEALAYNVPIMRNVDLAHQLFEYGQISDYIPEDAFEAVAEILHWIEELETKITQ, from the coding sequence ATGGCAGAAAAAACAGAAAAGGCAACGCCGAAAAAGTTAAGGGATGCGCGTAAAAAAGGGCAGGTAGCAAAATCTCAAGATTTTCCATCAGCTTTTACGTTCGTGATTGCCATAGGTGGAACCTTGGTCGCTTCAGGTTACCTATATGATCAATTAGCAGGTTTTATCATTCGCACCTTTTCTCGCATTACGCCTGACTTAAATGTGATACAAACTTTGCCAAGTATTTTGAATGATGTATTGACAACGATTTTAGTCTCTTCTTTTCCCATTATGATTGTGACAGCATGTTCAGGGATGATTGTGACTTTTTTGATTGTAGGCCCCGTCTTTTCTGGAGAGGCGGTAAAATTTGATTTAAAACGACTCAACCCTGTGGATAATATCAAAAATAAATTCAAGCTAAAAACATTGTTTGAGCTTATTAAATCGGTTCTAAAAATTACGGGTGCTGTGATTATTATTTACTTCATTATTCGTGCAGATCTTAAAGAGGTGTTAGCAACTGTGGGTTTGCCTGTAGCAGTAACAGCAAAAATATTTTCAGGATTTTTAGTCAAAGTGGTGATTCAAGTAGGAATTTTCTTTTTAGCTATAGCGGTTTTAGATTTGGCTTTTCAAAAACGCAACTTTGCGAAAGAAATGAAAATGGAAAAGTTTGAAGTCAAACAAGAAATGAAAGATACGGAAGGAAATCCAGAAATTAAAGGAAGAAGACGCCAACTTTCTCAAGAAATTGCTTATCAAGAAGGCCCCAAAGTGGCCAGGCGTGCAAAAGCCATTGTCACAAATCCTGTACATATTGCAGTGGCTGTTGCGTATGATGAAAATGTGCATTCAGCACCAGTCATTCTAACTATGGGGCAAGGCATCATAGCAGATGCGATTATTAAAGAAGCACTTGCATACAATGTGCCAATTATGCGAAATGTAGATCTAGCACACCAATTATTTGAGTATGGACAAATTAGTGATTATATTCCAGAGGATGCATTTGAAGCTGTGGCAGAAATTTTGCATTGGATAGAAGAACTAGAAACTAAGATTACGCAGTAA
- the invA gene encoding Invasion protein InvA, producing the protein MKFLGKLGSQRALKFVTHSSDLVLAFFIIAIIAMFVIPMPPDVIDFLISINFAISVSLIFVSLFIRKATDLSIFPSLLLITTLYRLGVNISSSKQILLNAYAGEVIEAFGLYVVGGNYVVGGVIFLIITIVQFIVIVKGAERVAEVAARFVLDAMPGKQMSIDADLRAGTIDSQQARNARLVLQKESQLYGAMDGAMKFVKGDAIAGIVIALINIVGGLIIGITMHGMTPLQAAHTYTILSVGDGLVSQIPALIIALTAGIVTTRVASEEKEANLGSDIFKQIVAFPKGILLGAGFTLLIGLVPHFPLWPFAIMSTILFSIGIYFYREQKRQQGVEKAGSIEVATSEDGKSTTYLSTGEDYALTVPVMLEAGKMVSELIRKDRGGQNFVEEMIPKMRNALYQDLGVRFPGVHVRTDSLTLKEDEYMILLNEVPIVRGKIVPDHILSAEPEEVLQEYNIPYTTQINALNLPSLWIDVRYLSVMDDAKLRYWQPLNVVILHLSYFFRNYSSEFIGIQEVRGIIEFVERSFPDVIKEVTRLVPLQKLTEIFKRLVQEQISIKDLRTIMEALAEWAQSEKDTVLLTEYVRSSLKRYISNKYSQGTSFISVYVLDPEIEDMVRGAIKQTSAGSYLALDGDSVQLILNSMRKVIKPPPPGAQPPVILTAMDVRRFVRKLIESEFPTISVLSVQEIIPEIRIQPLGKVQLT; encoded by the coding sequence ATGAAGTTTTTAGGAAAATTAGGATCGCAACGCGCACTTAAATTTGTGACGCACTCATCAGATTTGGTGCTTGCATTCTTTATTATCGCGATCATCGCGATGTTTGTCATTCCAATGCCACCAGACGTGATCGATTTTTTAATTTCGATCAACTTTGCCATTTCAGTATCGTTGATTTTTGTCTCCCTTTTTATTCGAAAAGCCACGGATTTGTCGATTTTCCCCTCCCTTTTGTTGATTACCACGTTGTATCGATTGGGTGTGAATATCTCTTCCTCAAAACAGATTCTTTTAAATGCCTACGCAGGAGAAGTGATCGAAGCATTTGGACTATATGTTGTGGGAGGGAACTATGTTGTCGGTGGTGTCATTTTCTTAATTATCACGATCGTGCAATTTATTGTGATCGTGAAAGGTGCTGAAAGGGTCGCTGAGGTGGCAGCGCGTTTTGTATTGGATGCGATGCCAGGAAAGCAGATGAGTATCGATGCAGATTTAAGAGCAGGTACCATTGACTCGCAACAGGCAAGAAATGCGCGCCTGGTGCTTCAAAAAGAAAGCCAACTCTATGGAGCGATGGACGGTGCGATGAAGTTTGTCAAAGGAGATGCCATTGCAGGTATTGTGATCGCTTTGATCAACATCGTAGGTGGTTTGATTATTGGAATTACCATGCATGGAATGACTCCTCTGCAAGCGGCACACACTTATACGATCTTGTCTGTGGGTGATGGACTGGTATCTCAAATTCCAGCTCTTATCATTGCTTTAACTGCCGGTATTGTGACCACTCGTGTTGCTTCTGAGGAAAAAGAGGCTAATCTTGGTAGTGATATCTTTAAACAAATTGTCGCCTTTCCAAAAGGAATTCTTTTGGGAGCAGGATTTACTCTTCTCATTGGACTTGTTCCTCATTTTCCATTGTGGCCCTTTGCAATTATGTCTACCATCTTGTTTTCTATAGGAATTTATTTCTACCGAGAGCAAAAACGACAGCAAGGGGTGGAAAAAGCAGGGTCGATCGAAGTAGCTACATCGGAAGATGGAAAGAGTACAACGTACCTTTCTACAGGAGAAGATTACGCCTTGACGGTTCCTGTGATGTTAGAAGCGGGCAAAATGGTGTCTGAATTGATCAGAAAAGATCGTGGAGGACAAAATTTTGTCGAAGAGATGATTCCTAAAATGCGCAATGCACTTTACCAAGATTTAGGAGTGCGTTTTCCAGGAGTGCATGTGAGAACAGATTCACTGACACTTAAAGAAGACGAATACATGATTTTGCTCAATGAAGTGCCCATTGTAAGAGGGAAAATTGTGCCAGATCATATCCTTTCTGCAGAACCAGAAGAAGTTTTACAAGAATATAATATTCCTTATACAACGCAGATAAATGCGCTTAATTTGCCATCCCTTTGGATTGATGTGCGTTATTTAAGCGTGATGGATGATGCTAAATTGCGTTATTGGCAACCGCTTAATGTGGTGATTTTGCATCTTTCTTACTTCTTTAGAAATTACAGCTCAGAATTTATTGGCATTCAAGAAGTGCGTGGCATTATTGAATTTGTAGAACGTTCATTCCCCGATGTGATCAAAGAAGTGACACGTTTGGTTCCTTTGCAAAAATTGACAGAGATTTTCAAAAGGCTTGTGCAAGAGCAGATTTCTATTAAAGACTTAAGAACGATTATGGAAGCTTTAGCAGAATGGGCGCAGAGTGAAAAGGATACCGTGCTTTTAACAGAATATGTTCGTTCTTCTTTAAAACGTTATATTTCAAACAAATATTCACAAGGAACCTCTTTTATTTCGGTCTATGTGCTAGATCCTGAAATTGAAGATATGGTTCGAGGAGCCATCAAACAGACGAGTGCAGGATCCTATTTAGCGCTAGATGGAGATTCTGTACAACTCATTTTAAATAGTATGCGCAAAGTGATCAAACCACCTCCTCCAGGCGCGCAACCTCCGGTCATCTTAACGGCTATGGACGTTAGGCGTTTTGTGAGAAAACTAATCGAATCGGAATTTCCCACAATTTCGGTGCTTTCTGTTCAAGAAATTATCCCAGAAATACGCATCCAACCTCTCGGAAAGGTTCAACTTACCTAA